A window of Rhododendron vialii isolate Sample 1 chromosome 13a, ASM3025357v1 contains these coding sequences:
- the LOC131313272 gene encoding cyanidin 3-O-galactoside 2''-O-xylosyltransferase FGGT1-like: MSKTTLQVAMLPWFAMGHIIPYINISNKLAQRGHRIFFIMPINTIPKIDHLNLHPDLITFVPVTVPRVGGLPHGAETTADVSSELHPLIITAMDLTQPSIEAALKHLKPDFVFFDSAHWIPALARRLDIKSIHYSVVSPAVVAYLFGSERKLHEKQWSQSELMKQPPGYPASSIKLRSYEARAMVGLGVNEFGGGITFVERLSISLSDCDAISRKTCMEIEGPFCDYIETQFKKTVILAGPVVPDPPLAATLEERWEKWLGSFEPKTVIFCSFGSECILGKEQFQDLVLGLELSGMPFFAALKPPLGVEKIEHSLPVGFLERTQGRGIVYGGWVQQQLILAHPSVGCIVTHCGYGSLLEAMITECELVLMPQYGDQFINSRLMGGDLEVGVEIKTDEEDGSFTSEGVSKAIRLVMEVDSEVGKKVRANRAKLSEFLSRKSLDSSYIDSFIQKLQGLLGLTSI, translated from the coding sequence ATGTCAAAGACAACCCTTCAGGTGGCTATGCTCCCATGGTTTGCCATGGGGCACATAATCCCATATATCAATATCTCCAACAAGCTTGCCCAGAGAGGCCATAGGATTTTTTTCATCATGCCCATAAATACAATACCCAAGATTGATCATTTGAATCTTCACCCAGACCTCATCACCTTTGTTCCAGTCACTGTTCCACGTGTCGGTGGCCTCCCTCATGGTGCTGAAACAACCGCAGATGTTTCGTCTGAGTTGCATCCTCTTATCATCACTGCGATGGATCTTACACAACCCTCCATTGAAGCTGCTCTGAAACATCTCAAACCCGACTTTGTATTCTTTGATTCGGCTCACTGGATACCAGCCTTGGCTCGCCGTTTGGACATTAAGTCTATACATTATTCTGTTGTAAGCCCTGCAGTTGTGGCTTACCTGTTTGGCTCGGAAAGAAAACTCCATGAAAAACAGTGGTCGCAATCTGAATTGATGAAACAGCCACCGGGTTACCCTGCTTCATCCATTAAGTTACGTTCATATGAAGCTCGTGCCATGGTTGGTCTGGGAGTAAACGAATTTGGTGGTGGAATAACCTTTGTGGAACGTCTTTCTATCTCCCTCAGTGATTGTGATGCCATCAGTCGCAAAACTTGTATGGAAATTGAAGGGCCTTTCTGTGATTACATTGAAACACAGTTCAAAAAGACAGTTATTTTGGCAGGCCCGGTAGTGCCGGATCCACCACTCGCTGCAACCTTGGAAGAAAGATGGGAAAAGTGGCTGGGAAGTTTTGAACCCAAAACAGTGATTTTCTGTTCATTTGGAAGCGAGTGTATACTAGGGAAGGAGCAGTTTCAAGATCTGGTTCTGGGTTTGGAGCTCAGTGGTATGCCATTCTTTGCTGCCCTAAAACCACCTCTAGGGGTGGAAAAGATCGAGCACTCATTGCCGGTAGGGTTTTTAGAGAGAACTCAAGGAAGAGGGATAGTTTATGGAGGTTGGGTCCAACAACAACTAATTTTGGCACACCCTTCTGTGGGGTGCATTGTGACACACTGTGGTTATGGTTCGTTATTGGAGGCTATGATAACTGAGTGTGAATTGGTGTTAATGCCGCAATATGGTGATCAATTTATCAATTCGAGATTGATGGGCGGAGATTTGGAGGTTGGAGTGGAGATCAAGACAGACGAGGAAGACGGGTCGTTTACCAGTGAAGGTGTAAGCAAGGCAATAAGATTGGTGATGGAGGTTGATAGTGAAGTTGGGAAGAAGGTAAGAGCCAACCGTGCTAAATTGAGTGAGTTCCTGTCGAGGAAAAGCCTTGATAGCTCTTACATTGATAGTTTCATTCAGAAACTGCAAGGACTTTTAGGATTGACATCAATTTGA
- the LOC131313273 gene encoding WUSCHEL-related homeobox 9-like isoform X2, translating into MASSNKHWPSMFKSKPCNTTTAHHHQWQHDVINPSSSLLSSGFPHRTPYAAVPGCEERTPEPKPRWNPKPEQIRILESIFNSGMVNPPRDEIRKIRAQLQEFGQVGDANVFYWFQNRKSRSKHKQQQRHFQTTTGTSNKQPQQQQNSPTTTTNSVTTTTAPSSSSSSSDKSSPTKSVNQTYFQINTPPEFLPAPQPFCFQTTNNTGGSIFMSQGGFGFSAEMPGSLGGQGGGGSDENQTDGSCSGMLLSELMMMKKVVEEEKLMSYNSTGTANTTTTPPPNPISTCATGAAAAVSVPSIISQILGVGVAEQAAEVGPATKSTVFINDVAFEVAVGPFNVREAFGDDAVLVHSSGHPVLTNEWGVTVQSLHHGGFYYLVRTLTPISSTASENTTHMI; encoded by the exons ATGGCTTCATCAAACAAGCACTGGCCTAGCATGTTTAAGTCCAAACCCTGTAACACCACCACCGCCCACCACCACCAGTGGCAGCATGACGTCATCaacccttcttcttctctcttgtCATCTGGCTTTCCCCACAGAACCCCTTACGCAGCAG TGCCCGGGTGCGAAGAAAGAACTCCAGAGCCAAAACCGCGGTGGAACCCTAAACCGGAACAAATCCGGATCCTGGAATCCATATTCAACTCCGGAATGGTGAACCCTCCGAGAGACGAGATAAGGAAAATCAGAGCCCAACTCCAAGAGTTCGGCCAAGTAGGCGACGCCAACGTCTTCTACTGGTTCCAGAACAGGAAATCCAGAAGCAAGCACAAGCAGCAACAACGCCATTTCCAAACCACCACCGGAACCTCCAACaaacaaccacaacaacaacaaaactcccccaccaccaccaccaactccgtAACAACCACCACCGCCCCGTCCTCCTCCTCGTCTTCATCGGACAAATCTTCCCCGACCAAGTCGGTTAACCAGACCTACTTCCAGATCAACACCCCGCCCGAGTTCTTGCCGGCCCCGCAACCCTTCTGTTTCCAAACCACGAACAACACTGGTGGTTCCATTTTCATGAGTCAAGGAGGGTTTGGATTCTCCGCGGAGATGCCTGGTAGTCTTGGAGGACAGGGTGGCGGCGGCAGCGATGAGAACCAGACGGACGGGAGTTGTTCTGGGATGTTGCTGAGCGagttgatgatgatgaagaaggtggtggaggaggagaagtTGATGAGTTACAACAGTACTGGTACTGCTAATACAACTACAACTCCTCCTCCTAATCCCATTAGTACTTGTGCTACTGGAGCTG ctgctgctgtcaGTGTTCCATCTATCATCAGTCAAATTCTGG GTGTAGGCGTTGCCGAACAGGCCGCGGAGGTGGGCCCGGCCACTAAATCGACGGTGTTCATAAACGACGTGGCGTTTGAGGTGGCCGTGGGGCCCTTCAACGTGCGCGAGGCGTTCGGAGATGATGCGGTGCTCGTCCACTCCAGCGGTCACCCTGTGCTCACCAATGAGTGGGGCGTCACCGTCCAGTCGCTCCACCACGGGGGTTTCTACTACCTGGTGCGCACGTTAACTCCCATCAGCTCTACTGCTTCAGAAAACACCACTCATATG ATATAG
- the LOC131313273 gene encoding WUSCHEL-related homeobox 9-like isoform X1, protein MASSNKHWPSMFKSKPCNTTTAHHHQWQHDVINPSSSLLSSGFPHRTPYAAVPGCEERTPEPKPRWNPKPEQIRILESIFNSGMVNPPRDEIRKIRAQLQEFGQVGDANVFYWFQNRKSRSKHKQQQRHFQTTTGTSNKQPQQQQNSPTTTTNSVTTTTAPSSSSSSSDKSSPTKSVNQTYFQINTPPEFLPAPQPFCFQTTNNTGGSIFMSQGGFGFSAEMPGSLGGQGGGGSDENQTDGSCSGMLLSELMMMKKVVEEEKLMSYNSTGTANTTTTPPPNPISTCATGAVNQPVFHPSTTTTAAAAAAVSVPSIISQILGVGVAEQAAEVGPATKSTVFINDVAFEVAVGPFNVREAFGDDAVLVHSSGHPVLTNEWGVTVQSLHHGGFYYLVRTLTPISSTASENTTHMI, encoded by the exons ATGGCTTCATCAAACAAGCACTGGCCTAGCATGTTTAAGTCCAAACCCTGTAACACCACCACCGCCCACCACCACCAGTGGCAGCATGACGTCATCaacccttcttcttctctcttgtCATCTGGCTTTCCCCACAGAACCCCTTACGCAGCAG TGCCCGGGTGCGAAGAAAGAACTCCAGAGCCAAAACCGCGGTGGAACCCTAAACCGGAACAAATCCGGATCCTGGAATCCATATTCAACTCCGGAATGGTGAACCCTCCGAGAGACGAGATAAGGAAAATCAGAGCCCAACTCCAAGAGTTCGGCCAAGTAGGCGACGCCAACGTCTTCTACTGGTTCCAGAACAGGAAATCCAGAAGCAAGCACAAGCAGCAACAACGCCATTTCCAAACCACCACCGGAACCTCCAACaaacaaccacaacaacaacaaaactcccccaccaccaccaccaactccgtAACAACCACCACCGCCCCGTCCTCCTCCTCGTCTTCATCGGACAAATCTTCCCCGACCAAGTCGGTTAACCAGACCTACTTCCAGATCAACACCCCGCCCGAGTTCTTGCCGGCCCCGCAACCCTTCTGTTTCCAAACCACGAACAACACTGGTGGTTCCATTTTCATGAGTCAAGGAGGGTTTGGATTCTCCGCGGAGATGCCTGGTAGTCTTGGAGGACAGGGTGGCGGCGGCAGCGATGAGAACCAGACGGACGGGAGTTGTTCTGGGATGTTGCTGAGCGagttgatgatgatgaagaaggtggtggaggaggagaagtTGATGAGTTACAACAGTACTGGTACTGCTAATACAACTACAACTCCTCCTCCTAATCCCATTAGTACTTGTGCTACTGGAGCTGTAAATCAACCAGTTTTTCATCCTTCCACTACTACTACagcagctgctgctgctgctgtcaGTGTTCCATCTATCATCAGTCAAATTCTGG GTGTAGGCGTTGCCGAACAGGCCGCGGAGGTGGGCCCGGCCACTAAATCGACGGTGTTCATAAACGACGTGGCGTTTGAGGTGGCCGTGGGGCCCTTCAACGTGCGCGAGGCGTTCGGAGATGATGCGGTGCTCGTCCACTCCAGCGGTCACCCTGTGCTCACCAATGAGTGGGGCGTCACCGTCCAGTCGCTCCACCACGGGGGTTTCTACTACCTGGTGCGCACGTTAACTCCCATCAGCTCTACTGCTTCAGAAAACACCACTCATATG ATATAG
- the LOC131313273 gene encoding WUSCHEL-related homeobox 9-like isoform X3, which translates to MASSNKHWPSMFKSKPCNTTTAHHHQWQHDVINPSSSLLSSGFPHRTPYAAVPGCEERTPEPKPRWNPKPEQIRILESIFNSGMVNPPRDEIRKIRAQLQEFGQVGDANVFYWFQNRKSRSKHKQQQRHFQTTTGTSNKQPQQQQNSPTTTTNSVTTTTAPSSSSSSSDKSSPTKSVNQTYFQINTPPEFLPAPQPFCFQTTNNTGGSIFMSQGGFGFSAEMPGSLGGQGGGGSDENQTDGSCSGMLLSELMMMKKVVEEEKLMSYNSTGTANTTTTPPPNPISTCATGAVNQPVFHPSTTTTAAAAAAVSVPSIISQILGVGVAEQAAEVGPATKSTVFINDVAFEVAVGPFNVREAFGDDAVLVHSSGHPVLTNEWGVTVQSLHHGGFYYLI; encoded by the exons ATGGCTTCATCAAACAAGCACTGGCCTAGCATGTTTAAGTCCAAACCCTGTAACACCACCACCGCCCACCACCACCAGTGGCAGCATGACGTCATCaacccttcttcttctctcttgtCATCTGGCTTTCCCCACAGAACCCCTTACGCAGCAG TGCCCGGGTGCGAAGAAAGAACTCCAGAGCCAAAACCGCGGTGGAACCCTAAACCGGAACAAATCCGGATCCTGGAATCCATATTCAACTCCGGAATGGTGAACCCTCCGAGAGACGAGATAAGGAAAATCAGAGCCCAACTCCAAGAGTTCGGCCAAGTAGGCGACGCCAACGTCTTCTACTGGTTCCAGAACAGGAAATCCAGAAGCAAGCACAAGCAGCAACAACGCCATTTCCAAACCACCACCGGAACCTCCAACaaacaaccacaacaacaacaaaactcccccaccaccaccaccaactccgtAACAACCACCACCGCCCCGTCCTCCTCCTCGTCTTCATCGGACAAATCTTCCCCGACCAAGTCGGTTAACCAGACCTACTTCCAGATCAACACCCCGCCCGAGTTCTTGCCGGCCCCGCAACCCTTCTGTTTCCAAACCACGAACAACACTGGTGGTTCCATTTTCATGAGTCAAGGAGGGTTTGGATTCTCCGCGGAGATGCCTGGTAGTCTTGGAGGACAGGGTGGCGGCGGCAGCGATGAGAACCAGACGGACGGGAGTTGTTCTGGGATGTTGCTGAGCGagttgatgatgatgaagaaggtggtggaggaggagaagtTGATGAGTTACAACAGTACTGGTACTGCTAATACAACTACAACTCCTCCTCCTAATCCCATTAGTACTTGTGCTACTGGAGCTGTAAATCAACCAGTTTTTCATCCTTCCACTACTACTACagcagctgctgctgctgctgtcaGTGTTCCATCTATCATCAGTCAAATTCTGG GTGTAGGCGTTGCCGAACAGGCCGCGGAGGTGGGCCCGGCCACTAAATCGACGGTGTTCATAAACGACGTGGCGTTTGAGGTGGCCGTGGGGCCCTTCAACGTGCGCGAGGCGTTCGGAGATGATGCGGTGCTCGTCCACTCCAGCGGTCACCCTGTGCTCACCAATGAGTGGGGCGTCACCGTCCAGTCGCTCCACCACGGGGGTTTCTACTACCTG ATATAG